Proteins from one Candidatus Bathyarchaeota archaeon genomic window:
- the gcvT gene encoding glycine cleavage system aminomethyltransferase GcvT, whose amino-acid sequence MSLFAGFEMPMWYRGIVSEHMAVRKTVGIFDVSHMGRALITGPEAEAFLNYITTNDVAALSPLCAHYSLMCNEQGGIIDDFVLSRLEEEKFLMVYNASNRDKDFKWLTAHSRGFNVNVKESSDSIAMFAVQGPKAEETLQKISVENLSRIERFKCGWTKLAGVDASISRTGYTGEDGFEVFVWNTSLSNPHKAERVWNGVLEAGQEAGIEPCGLGARDTLRLEAGMCLYGNDIDENTNLFEARLSFVVKLEKGNFIGRDALIRRKAEGLKRKRVGIRMLERGIPRRHCEVWRNEEKVGLVTSGTFSPVLKCGIAMAYVSKEHAVDGERVMVKIRNKHAKAEIVRFPFYDTTQYGFRRKV is encoded by the coding sequence ATGTCCCTGTTCGCCGGATTTGAAATGCCAATGTGGTATCGAGGAATCGTCTCGGAGCACATGGCGGTACGAAAAACTGTAGGAATTTTTGATGTTTCGCATATGGGACGAGCGCTCATCACTGGCCCAGAAGCCGAAGCCTTTCTAAACTATATAACAACCAATGACGTTGCAGCACTGTCACCTCTTTGCGCACATTACTCATTGATGTGTAATGAGCAAGGTGGCATAATAGACGACTTTGTTCTATCTAGATTAGAAGAAGAAAAGTTTCTTATGGTTTACAACGCAAGCAACCGAGATAAAGATTTTAAGTGGCTAACTGCGCATTCTCGCGGTTTCAACGTTAATGTCAAGGAAAGTTCAGACAGCATAGCTATGTTTGCAGTGCAAGGTCCAAAGGCAGAAGAGACGCTACAGAAGATATCCGTTGAAAACCTAAGCAGAATCGAACGATTCAAGTGCGGCTGGACCAAATTGGCTGGAGTCGACGCGTCTATTTCAAGAACAGGATACACAGGTGAAGACGGGTTCGAAGTCTTCGTATGGAACACTTCTCTTTCGAATCCTCACAAGGCTGAAAGGGTGTGGAACGGTGTTTTAGAGGCTGGTCAAGAAGCCGGGATAGAACCATGTGGACTAGGTGCCAGAGACACACTTAGACTGGAAGCTGGCATGTGCTTATACGGCAACGATATCGACGAAAATACTAACCTTTTTGAAGCACGACTGAGCTTTGTTGTCAAACTTGAGAAAGGAAACTTCATCGGTAGAGATGCTTTGATAAGACGGAAAGCTGAAGGTTTGAAAAGGAAGCGCGTTGGTATACGAATGTTGGAAAGGGGGATTCCTCGCCGGCATTGTGAAGTGTGGAGAAATGAAGAAAAAGTGGGACTAGTGACAAGTGGAACATTCTCCCCGGTGCTTAAATGCGGCATAGCTATGGCATATGTTTCCAAAGAACATGCAGTCGATGGCGAAAGAGTTATGGTGAAAATACGGAATAAGCATGCAAAAGCAGAAATCGTTAGGTTTCCTTTCTATGACACCACGCAATACGGTTTTAGGAGAAAAGTATGA
- a CDS encoding proteasome assembly chaperone family protein: protein MKITHVKEKTKIKLKNPILIEGLPGLGMVGRITTRYLAKQLNAKKLGELYSPHFPYYVLVNKKGSVRLLHGTFYFWKNEAGENDFIFLTGDSQAQTIEGQYDVAGCILDFAEKHDVKTIVTIGGYRKEPEETPKVIAVSTNSELLKKALEAEALASPAGNPIVGTAGLLLGLARFRNINALCLLGETRGYLPDPKAAKSILSILQKMLKIKVDLTRLDEEIEKSKKIVERMREIEKRRETYSSKMRRMEEERITYIS from the coding sequence ATGAAAATAACGCATGTAAAGGAAAAAACAAAGATCAAGCTAAAAAATCCCATTCTAATAGAAGGCCTCCCTGGGTTAGGAATGGTTGGAAGAATAACCACACGGTATCTCGCTAAGCAATTAAACGCCAAAAAACTCGGAGAGCTATATTCCCCCCACTTTCCATACTACGTTCTTGTAAACAAGAAAGGAAGCGTAAGACTACTTCATGGAACATTCTACTTCTGGAAAAATGAAGCAGGAGAAAATGACTTCATTTTCTTAACCGGAGACAGCCAAGCACAAACAATCGAGGGACAATATGACGTAGCCGGCTGCATACTAGACTTTGCTGAAAAACACGACGTAAAAACAATAGTCACAATTGGAGGATATCGGAAAGAGCCAGAAGAAACGCCAAAGGTAATAGCAGTGTCAACCAATTCTGAGCTTTTGAAAAAAGCATTAGAGGCAGAGGCATTAGCCAGTCCTGCGGGAAATCCAATTGTAGGAACAGCTGGGCTACTCTTAGGTCTGGCAAGATTTAGGAACATAAATGCACTTTGCCTCTTAGGAGAAACCCGTGGCTATCTACCAGATCCAAAAGCAGCCAAAAGCATTCTCAGCATTTTACAAAAAATGTTAAAGATAAAAGTTGATTTAACCCGGCTGGATGAAGAAATAGAGAAATCTAAGAAAATCGTGGAAAGAATGCGAGAAATCGAGAAGCGAAGAGAAACTTATTCATCGAAAATGCGTAGAATGGAAGAAGAACGGATTACCTATATTTCATAA
- a CDS encoding RNA-protein complex protein Nop10, whose amino-acid sequence MVWLLRKCEKCKKYTLKQEKCPYCGGDVRIPHPAKFSPDDRYAKYRRAMRGLKLK is encoded by the coding sequence ATGGTCTGGCTACTTAGAAAATGTGAAAAATGCAAAAAATATACGTTAAAGCAAGAGAAATGTCCATACTGCGGAGGAGACGTGCGTATCCCTCATCCGGCAAAATTTTCGCCTGACGATAGGTATGCGAAATATAGACGGGCAATGCGAGGTTTGAAGCTGAAATGA
- a CDS encoding translation initiation factor IF-2 subunit alpha translates to MTFRKMEWPEVGDLVITTVERVTSYGAYVVLDEYDKRGLLHISELSTTWVRNIRDFARERQKVVLKVLRVNVEKGQVDLSLRRVTKREKKEKILFWKKERKADTLLESASEKLNMSAEEIYEKAGVLLEKEFGGIYEGLEKTAKDGADILLKIGVSKDIATTLEEIAKERIRIPLVKIKGILELECAKPNGVTVIRDALSSAQKVGGSEEAEVHIHVISPPKYRIDVLAEDYKEAEKILEKATKIALEKIAKTGGQGTFKREK, encoded by the coding sequence ATGACGTTTAGAAAAATGGAATGGCCGGAGGTAGGAGACCTCGTAATCACTACGGTTGAAAGAGTAACAAGCTATGGTGCCTATGTTGTATTAGATGAGTATGACAAAAGAGGCTTACTCCACATATCTGAGCTTTCCACAACATGGGTTAGAAACATCCGTGATTTCGCGCGGGAAAGACAAAAAGTTGTATTGAAGGTTCTACGGGTCAACGTAGAAAAGGGGCAAGTAGACCTCTCGCTTAGAAGAGTTACAAAACGTGAGAAAAAAGAAAAAATTCTCTTTTGGAAAAAAGAAAGGAAAGCTGACACTTTGCTGGAGAGCGCCTCTGAAAAACTAAACATGTCTGCAGAAGAGATCTATGAAAAAGCTGGGGTTCTACTGGAAAAAGAATTTGGAGGAATATATGAAGGACTAGAAAAAACTGCAAAAGACGGGGCAGACATTCTATTGAAGATAGGCGTGTCTAAAGACATAGCGACAACTCTTGAGGAAATTGCAAAAGAAAGAATTAGGATACCCTTGGTGAAAATAAAAGGAATACTAGAGCTTGAATGCGCAAAGCCCAACGGAGTAACCGTAATCCGAGACGCATTATCAAGCGCTCAAAAGGTTGGAGGTTCTGAAGAAGCGGAGGTTCATATTCACGTAATTTCCCCACCGAAATATCGCATTGATGTCTTAGCTGAAGATTACAAAGAGGCTGAAAAAATCCTCGAAAAAGCCACAAAAATAGCTCTGGAAAAAATAGCAAAAACCGGCGGGCAAGGCACCTTTAAAAGGGAAAAATAA
- a CDS encoding 30S ribosomal protein S27e: MSDWEELIPKPRSRFLRVKCPDCGNEQTVFSHSTSVVHCNVCGAILAKPSSGKVVIKGEVVAVFE, encoded by the coding sequence ATGAGTGATTGGGAAGAACTAATACCAAAACCCAGAAGCAGGTTCCTTCGAGTAAAATGTCCCGACTGTGGAAACGAGCAGACCGTCTTCAGCCATTCTACGAGCGTCGTTCATTGCAATGTTTGTGGAGCTATACTTGCCAAGCCCTCTAGTGGAAAGGTTGTAATTAAGGGAGAAGTTGTCGCGGTGTTTGAGTAA
- a CDS encoding 50S ribosomal protein L44e, which translates to MKMPKEVTTYCPRCKTHQLHSVSLYKAGKRRALAKGERRHEREKKGYGGQKYALQRKFAKTTKKQTLKLTCKTCSYTRHKKGIRLKKLIFE; encoded by the coding sequence ATGAAAATGCCTAAGGAAGTCACCACCTACTGTCCAAGATGTAAAACTCATCAGCTTCACTCAGTCTCTCTCTATAAAGCTGGGAAGAGGCGGGCTTTGGCCAAGGGTGAACGCCGACATGAACGTGAAAAAAAAGGGTACGGCGGGCAAAAATACGCACTTCAAAGAAAATTCGCCAAAACAACGAAAAAGCAAACATTAAAACTTACGTGCAAAACTTGTAGTTACACACGACACAAGAAAGGAATACGTCTCAAAAAGTTAATCTTTGAATAG
- a CDS encoding DNA replication complex GINS family protein: MYNKLYEAWKKERENIEIQTLPRDFYAKLADYMKKIKEESRMMDEKTTKARLMQREFTNVKKMADELIQLRYRKTFRKTINGKIVPRESLTNEEEKFIEEISPLAESYQAVVKEILRGRLSHVKRKEKPKKKLVRFLQEIPAIIGADMKTYGPFKPENIATLPSENARILIKQGVAVEVEA; encoded by the coding sequence ATGTACAACAAGCTATATGAAGCATGGAAAAAAGAAAGAGAAAACATTGAGATCCAGACGCTTCCTCGAGATTTTTACGCGAAGCTAGCTGACTACATGAAAAAAATAAAAGAAGAAAGCCGAATGATGGATGAAAAAACAACAAAAGCCAGACTCATGCAACGTGAGTTTACGAATGTCAAAAAAATGGCTGATGAATTAATTCAACTTCGCTACAGAAAGACTTTCCGAAAAACCATAAATGGAAAAATCGTGCCCAGAGAAAGTTTAACCAACGAAGAGGAAAAATTCATAGAAGAAATTTCGCCCCTAGCCGAGTCTTATCAAGCGGTGGTGAAAGAAATTCTCAGAGGGCGCTTATCACATGTGAAAAGAAAGGAGAAGCCAAAAAAGAAGTTGGTGCGCTTTCTTCAAGAAATTCCAGCTATAATTGGGGCTGATATGAAGACGTATGGGCCGTTCAAACCAGAGAATATAGCAACTCTGCCTTCTGAAAATGCTCGAATCTTGATTAAGCAAGGTGTAGCTGTAGAAGTAGAAGCATAA